One Streptomyces sp. SAI-135 DNA segment encodes these proteins:
- a CDS encoding GNAT family N-acetyltransferase: MDTTPFTPGLSEHAVMITRVADRQWHALDDDLVVGRGHAHHRPDGRLFVSIDAWHDTAFDRLAEAMLAELPAPVHTVVDEADTELTAAWRRAGFAIRRREWEYAVPTDPRVTGLDAVRPPAGVTIVPAGQADETLLRAVDRAIRDEVEAAVGWRSMPAEVIPRREGDTVVDPSKCAVAAAPDRYLGLIRVVTAIRPRIGLIAVRAGEQRRGIARALLAHALGTLHRSGFMEAWTEVQESNRAGSALFDGVGARPVSSNLELVR, from the coding sequence ATGGACACAACGCCTTTCACACCTGGCCTGAGCGAACACGCGGTCATGATCACGCGCGTCGCGGACAGGCAATGGCACGCCCTGGACGACGACCTGGTGGTCGGTCGCGGGCATGCCCACCACCGGCCCGACGGACGCTTGTTCGTCAGCATCGACGCCTGGCACGACACCGCTTTCGACCGGCTCGCCGAAGCCATGCTCGCCGAACTGCCGGCGCCCGTGCACACGGTGGTCGACGAGGCCGACACCGAACTGACGGCCGCCTGGCGGCGGGCCGGGTTCGCGATCCGGCGCCGCGAGTGGGAGTACGCCGTGCCCACCGACCCCCGCGTCACGGGACTCGACGCGGTCCGGCCGCCCGCCGGCGTGACGATCGTGCCCGCCGGTCAGGCGGACGAGACCCTGCTGCGGGCGGTGGACCGTGCGATCCGTGACGAGGTCGAGGCGGCCGTCGGGTGGCGGTCGATGCCCGCCGAGGTGATCCCCCGCCGCGAGGGCGACACCGTCGTCGACCCGTCGAAATGCGCGGTGGCCGCGGCGCCCGACCGCTACCTGGGGCTGATCCGGGTGGTGACGGCGATCCGGCCACGCATCGGGCTGATCGCGGTCCGGGCCGGGGAGCAGCGCCGCGGCATCGCGCGGGCACTGCTCGCCCATGCACTGGGCACTTTGCACCGCTCCGGCTTCATGGAGGCCTGGACCGAGGTCCAGGAGTCCAACCGAGCGGGCTCGGCACTGTTCGACGGCGTCGGCGCCCGGCCGGTGAGCAGCAACCTGGAGCTGGTGCGATGA
- the infA gene encoding translation initiation factor IF-1: protein MTRNKNVIEVEGRVVECLRSAMFTVELENGHQVLAHISGKIRKNYIRIMLEDRVLVELPPYDLTRGRIVFRYRN from the coding sequence ATGACGAGGAACAAGAACGTCATCGAGGTCGAGGGCAGGGTCGTCGAGTGCCTGCGCAGCGCCATGTTCACGGTGGAACTCGAGAACGGCCATCAGGTTCTCGCGCACATCAGCGGGAAGATCCGCAAGAACTACATCCGGATCATGCTGGAGGACCGGGTGCTGGTGGAGTTGCCGCCGTACGACCTGACGCGCGGCCGGATCGTGTTCCGGTACCGGAACTAG
- the narI gene encoding respiratory nitrate reductase subunit gamma, whose translation MSTSAADLLLWVAFPYVCLAVFAVGHVWRYRHDQFGWTTHTSQLLEHRWLRYGSPLFHLGAFMVIAGHVVGLAVPGSWTDAAGVSEHAYHATAVWAGSVAGLAMVTGLGMLCARRLLTRRIRLGTDRSDKVLFPLLSATVLLGIGATAVHNVIGEGYDYRATVSVWFRGVFTLQPQPESISGAPLLFQLHALTACLLFAAWPFTRLVHVWSVPVGYLARPYLVYRGRSTTASPPGPDRPMHSAHS comes from the coding sequence ATGAGCACCTCCGCAGCCGACCTCCTCCTGTGGGTCGCCTTCCCCTATGTCTGCCTCGCCGTGTTCGCCGTCGGCCACGTCTGGCGCTACCGGCACGACCAGTTCGGCTGGACCACCCACACCAGCCAGCTCCTCGAACACCGCTGGCTGCGCTACGGCAGCCCGCTCTTCCACCTCGGCGCCTTCATGGTCATCGCCGGGCACGTGGTCGGCCTCGCGGTCCCGGGCTCCTGGACCGACGCGGCCGGCGTCAGCGAGCACGCCTACCACGCCACGGCCGTCTGGGCCGGTTCGGTGGCCGGCCTGGCCATGGTCACGGGGCTCGGCATGCTCTGCGCCCGCCGACTGCTGACGCGCAGGATCCGCCTGGGCACCGATCGCAGCGACAAGGTCCTCTTCCCGCTGCTGTCCGCCACCGTCCTGCTCGGCATCGGCGCCACCGCCGTCCACAACGTCATCGGCGAGGGCTACGACTACCGGGCCACCGTCTCCGTCTGGTTCCGCGGCGTCTTCACCCTCCAGCCGCAGCCGGAGTCGATCAGCGGGGCACCCCTGCTGTTCCAGCTGCACGCCCTCACCGCCTGCCTCCTCTTCGCGGCCTGGCCCTTCACCCGCCTCGTCCACGTCTGGAGCGTCCCCGTCGGCTACCTGGCCCGTCCCTACCTCGTCTACCGCGGCAGGTCCACGACGGCCTCCCCGCCGGGGCCCGACCGGCCGATGCACTCCGCGCATTCGTGA
- the narJ gene encoding nitrate reductase molybdenum cofactor assembly chaperone produces the protein MSPLPSTVPGMVRTRVRAAVRRSSRLTREETEARVLLLRLCSLFLQYPDAELTASRTELSDAVGTLPPSPAAEHLTAFAAWFTGQEPDALERHYVEMFDLRRKSSLYLTYYLHGDTRRRGMALLTLAQRYRATGWDTGTGELPDHLPVVLEFAALAGPRTGEGPLRQHRRGLELIHHALTDAGSPYRHVLGALLSLLPPPTESDLRAVAELAAQGPPEEEVGLEGGYGTGEFAPPGTFVPPAPAPPTLAPQEGPR, from the coding sequence GTGAGCCCTCTGCCCTCCACCGTGCCCGGCATGGTCCGCACCCGGGTCCGCGCGGCCGTGCGCCGGTCGTCGCGCCTCACCCGGGAGGAGACCGAGGCCCGGGTCCTGCTCCTGCGCCTGTGCTCGCTGTTCCTGCAGTACCCCGACGCCGAACTCACCGCCTCCCGCACCGAGTTGTCGGACGCCGTCGGGACACTGCCGCCCTCGCCGGCCGCCGAGCACCTGACCGCGTTCGCCGCCTGGTTCACCGGGCAGGAACCGGACGCGCTCGAACGTCACTACGTCGAGATGTTCGACCTGCGCCGCAAGAGCAGCCTCTACCTCACCTACTACCTGCACGGCGACACCCGCCGACGCGGCATGGCCCTGCTCACCCTCGCCCAGCGCTACCGCGCGACCGGCTGGGACACCGGCACGGGCGAACTCCCCGACCACCTCCCCGTGGTCCTGGAGTTCGCCGCGCTCGCCGGGCCCCGCACCGGGGAGGGACCGCTGCGACAGCACCGGCGGGGCCTGGAGCTGATCCACCACGCCCTCACCGACGCCGGCTCGCCCTACCGGCACGTGCTCGGCGCGCTGCTCAGCCTGCTGCCGCCGCCCACCGAGTCCGACCTGCGGGCCGTGGCCGAGCTGGCCGCGCAGGGCCCGCCCGAGGAGGAGGTCGGCCTCGAAGGGGGTTACGGGACGGGCGAGTTCGCCCCGCCCGGCACCTTCGTACCGCCCGCACCGGCCCCGCCCACCCTCGCGCCCCAGGAAGGCCCCCGATGA
- the narH gene encoding nitrate reductase subunit beta: MPRGEATIGRVMAQVAMVMNLDKCIGCHTCSVTCKQTWTNRTGVEYAWFNNVETKPGVGYPRRYEDQEHWKGGWMLDKRGRLVLRSGGRVKRLLSLFSNPDLPSIEDYYEPVTYDYDNLVSAPAGPDIPVARPRSVLTGRPTTITWGANWEDGLGGAPENAGGDPNLSGEWAEKVKFEFEQTFLFHLPRLCEHCLNPACVSACPSGALYKRVEDGIVLVDQDRCRGWRMCVTACPYKKVYVNHVTGKAEKCTFCFPRVEAGQPTVCSETCVGRLRYLGLLLYDADRVGEAAATPGEHDLLDAQRGVFLDPHDPEVRAAARESGIPEDWLDAARRSPVYDLVMRYKVALPLHPEYRTMPMVWYVPPLSPVLDAVDAAGGDQDDPDHVFAAVTRLRIPLEYLAELFTAGDTDMVAGVLMKLTALRSHMRSRVLGEGGDESALKAVGLTAREAEDLHRLLAVAKYADRYVVPAAHKEDAAALSALENRCPVESSDEPSGRKVSLGMPTLRRRTSSGGRP, translated from the coding sequence ATGCCCCGTGGCGAAGCCACCATCGGACGCGTCATGGCCCAGGTCGCGATGGTGATGAACCTCGACAAGTGCATCGGCTGCCACACCTGCTCGGTCACCTGCAAGCAGACGTGGACCAACCGCACCGGCGTCGAGTACGCCTGGTTCAACAACGTCGAGACCAAGCCCGGCGTCGGCTACCCTCGCCGCTACGAGGACCAGGAGCACTGGAAGGGCGGCTGGATGCTCGACAAGCGCGGGCGACTGGTCCTGCGCTCCGGCGGACGCGTCAAACGCCTGCTGTCCCTCTTCTCCAACCCCGACCTGCCGTCCATCGAGGACTACTACGAGCCCGTCACCTACGACTACGACAACCTGGTCAGCGCCCCCGCCGGTCCGGACATCCCGGTCGCCCGCCCCCGCTCGGTCCTCACGGGCCGGCCCACGACGATCACCTGGGGCGCCAACTGGGAGGACGGCCTCGGCGGCGCCCCCGAGAACGCGGGCGGCGACCCCAACCTGAGCGGCGAGTGGGCCGAGAAGGTGAAGTTCGAGTTCGAGCAGACCTTCCTCTTCCACCTGCCCCGCCTGTGCGAGCACTGCCTCAACCCGGCCTGCGTGTCCGCCTGTCCGTCCGGCGCCCTGTACAAGCGCGTCGAGGACGGCATCGTCCTCGTCGACCAGGACAGGTGCCGCGGCTGGCGGATGTGCGTGACGGCCTGCCCGTACAAGAAGGTCTACGTCAACCACGTCACCGGCAAGGCCGAGAAGTGCACCTTCTGCTTCCCGCGCGTCGAGGCCGGACAGCCCACCGTCTGCTCCGAGACCTGCGTGGGCCGACTGCGTTACCTCGGGCTGCTCCTGTACGACGCCGACCGTGTGGGCGAGGCCGCCGCCACACCCGGCGAACACGATCTGCTCGACGCTCAGCGAGGCGTCTTCCTCGACCCGCACGACCCCGAAGTCCGCGCGGCGGCACGGGAGTCGGGCATCCCCGAGGACTGGCTGGACGCGGCCCGCCGCTCACCCGTGTACGACCTGGTCATGCGGTACAAGGTGGCTCTGCCGCTGCACCCGGAGTACCGGACGATGCCGATGGTCTGGTACGTCCCCCCGCTGTCCCCGGTGCTGGACGCCGTCGACGCGGCCGGCGGCGACCAGGACGATCCGGACCATGTCTTCGCCGCCGTCACCCGGCTGCGCATCCCGTTGGAGTACCTGGCGGAGCTGTTCACCGCCGGGGACACCGACATGGTCGCCGGCGTGCTGATGAAACTCACGGCACTCCGCTCCCACATGCGCTCACGTGTCCTCGGCGAAGGCGGGGACGAGAGCGCGCTGAAGGCCGTAGGACTCACCGCCCGGGAGGCGGAGGACCTACACCGGCTGCTCGCCGTTGCCAAGTACGCCGACCGCTACGTCGTCCCGGCGGCCCACAAGGAGGACGCCGCCGCGCTGAGCGCCCTGGAGAACCGCTGCCCGGTGGAGTCCTCCGACGAGCCGTCCGGCCGCAAGGTGTCGCTCGGCATGCCGACCCTGCGCCGCCGCACCTCTTCCGGAGGCCGACCGTGA
- a CDS encoding nitrate reductase subunit alpha, with translation MEKEQNARQGRSGGAEGWPLAARRLLTRREVSADGRAVFGESDGKWEGFYRDRWAHDKVVRSTHGVNCTGSCSWMVYVKDGIITWEHQATDYPSVGTDCPEYEPRGCPRGASFSWYTYSPSRVRYPYVRGELLKLWRAARRRLGDPVAAWAEITSDPAKARAYKRARGKGGLVRADWDEVSELVAAAHVHTVKTYGPDRVAGFSPIPAMSMASFAAGARFMSLIGGTLLSFYDWYADLPIASPQVFGDQTDVPEAADWWNAGYLIMWGSNIPVTRTPDAHFLTETRYNGTKVVAVSPDYADNVKHADEWLAPHPGTDGALAMAMGHVILREFLVDREVPYFRDYLKTYTDAPFLVTLREHGDHGLVPDGFLTAADLGSDEEHAEFKTVLMDRATGDPVVPGGSLGFRWGEAGRGRWNLELGDVDPELSLLESAEDTVGIALPRFDEGATEGGSVLARGVPVRRIGGRLVTTVFDLMLAQYGVGRPGLPGSWPSSYEDATQPYTPAWQETVTSVPAEQAARIAREFARNAERTNGRSMIALGAGTNHWFHSDTIYRAFLALVTMTGCQGVNGGGWAHYVGQEKIRPITGLQHLAFAFDWQRPTRHMAGTSYWYLNTDQWRYEAFGPDELASPLGEGRFTGKATADCLAQAIRLGWTPGHPGFDRNPLDLADEAAARGRTPAEHVVDELTSGRLKFAAEDPDDPANFPRVLTVWRANLLGSSGKGNEYFLRHLLGTDAAVRSEETPPQGRPKDVVWREEAPEGKLDLLVAMDFRMTSTGLLADVVLPAATWYEKDDLSSTDMHPFVHAFTPAIAPPWQARTDYDTFLTLADRFSELAAEHLGTRTDVLAVPLLHDTPDELAQPGGVVRDWKAGECEPVPGRTMPKLVTVERDYTAVAQKMRAVGPLLDSLGTTTKGVTVHPDREIDELRRRNGTVRHGIAAGRPSLATATDMCEAILALSGTTNGRLATEGFSRLEERTGSEGLVGLAAEREAERVTFADTRTQPRAVMTSYEWSGSETGGRRYSPFVINVEHKKPWHTLTGRQHFFVQHDWIAEMGEQLPVYRPPLNTNRHYGNEELGGERAEVTVRYLTPHSKWSIHSEYQDNAYMLALSRGGPVIWMSVADAEKIGVKDNEWIEAYNRNGVVAARAVVTHRMPEGTVYMYHAKDRTVNVPKTEVSGRRGGIHNSLTRLLVKPTHLAGGYAQFTYAFNYYGPTGNQRDEVTVIRRRSQEVEY, from the coding sequence ATGGAGAAGGAGCAGAACGCACGGCAGGGACGGTCGGGCGGGGCCGAAGGCTGGCCGCTGGCCGCACGCCGGCTGCTGACGCGTCGGGAGGTGTCGGCCGACGGCCGCGCGGTGTTCGGCGAGAGCGACGGGAAGTGGGAGGGCTTCTACCGGGACCGCTGGGCCCACGACAAGGTGGTGCGCTCCACGCACGGCGTCAACTGCACCGGTTCCTGCTCGTGGATGGTGTACGTCAAGGACGGCATCATCACCTGGGAGCACCAGGCCACCGACTATCCCTCCGTCGGCACCGACTGCCCCGAGTACGAGCCGCGGGGCTGCCCGCGCGGGGCCTCCTTCTCCTGGTACACGTACTCGCCCAGCAGGGTCCGCTACCCGTACGTGCGGGGCGAGTTGCTCAAGCTGTGGCGTGCGGCACGGCGCAGGCTGGGCGATCCGGTGGCGGCCTGGGCCGAGATCACCTCCGACCCCGCGAAGGCACGTGCCTACAAGAGGGCCCGCGGCAAGGGCGGCCTGGTGCGGGCCGACTGGGACGAGGTCAGCGAGCTCGTCGCCGCCGCCCATGTGCACACCGTCAAGACCTACGGCCCGGACCGCGTCGCCGGTTTCTCGCCCATCCCCGCGATGTCGATGGCCTCCTTCGCGGCCGGCGCGCGCTTCATGTCGCTCATCGGCGGCACCCTGCTGTCCTTCTACGACTGGTACGCCGACCTCCCGATCGCCTCGCCGCAGGTCTTCGGCGACCAGACGGACGTACCGGAGGCCGCCGACTGGTGGAACGCGGGCTATCTGATCATGTGGGGATCCAACATCCCCGTCACCCGCACCCCGGACGCGCACTTCCTCACCGAGACCCGCTACAACGGCACCAAGGTCGTCGCGGTCAGCCCGGACTACGCCGACAACGTCAAGCACGCCGACGAGTGGCTCGCCCCGCACCCGGGCACGGACGGCGCGCTGGCCATGGCGATGGGCCACGTGATCCTGCGCGAGTTCCTCGTCGACCGCGAAGTGCCCTACTTCCGCGACTACTTGAAGACCTACACCGACGCACCCTTCCTGGTGACCCTGCGCGAGCACGGTGACCATGGTCTCGTCCCCGACGGGTTCCTGACCGCGGCCGATCTCGGATCGGACGAGGAGCACGCCGAGTTCAAGACCGTCCTCATGGACCGGGCCACCGGAGATCCGGTGGTCCCCGGCGGCTCGCTCGGCTTCCGGTGGGGGGAAGCCGGGCGAGGCCGCTGGAACCTCGAACTCGGGGACGTCGATCCCGAGTTGAGCCTGCTGGAAAGCGCCGAGGACACCGTCGGGATCGCCCTGCCCCGGTTCGACGAAGGTGCCACCGAGGGCGGCTCGGTCCTGGCGCGGGGCGTACCGGTACGCCGGATCGGCGGCCGGCTCGTCACCACGGTCTTCGATCTGATGCTGGCGCAGTACGGGGTCGGGCGGCCCGGACTGCCGGGCAGCTGGCCCTCCTCCTACGAGGACGCGACGCAGCCGTACACCCCGGCCTGGCAGGAGACCGTCACCTCGGTCCCCGCCGAGCAGGCCGCGCGGATCGCCCGCGAGTTCGCCCGCAACGCCGAGCGCACCAACGGCCGTTCGATGATCGCCCTGGGCGCCGGAACCAACCACTGGTTCCACTCCGACACCATCTACCGGGCCTTCCTCGCCCTGGTGACGATGACCGGCTGTCAGGGTGTCAACGGCGGCGGCTGGGCGCACTACGTCGGGCAGGAGAAGATCCGCCCGATCACCGGGCTCCAGCACCTGGCCTTCGCCTTCGACTGGCAGCGGCCCACCCGGCACATGGCGGGCACCTCCTACTGGTACCTGAACACCGACCAGTGGCGCTACGAGGCCTTCGGGCCGGACGAGTTGGCCTCACCGCTCGGCGAGGGACGGTTCACGGGAAAGGCGACCGCCGACTGCCTCGCCCAGGCGATCCGCCTCGGCTGGACACCCGGCCACCCCGGCTTCGACCGCAACCCACTGGACCTGGCGGACGAGGCGGCGGCACGGGGCCGCACACCCGCCGAGCACGTCGTCGACGAACTCACATCCGGGCGGCTGAAGTTCGCCGCCGAGGATCCCGACGACCCGGCCAACTTCCCCCGGGTCCTGACGGTCTGGCGGGCCAACCTCCTCGGCTCCTCCGGCAAGGGCAACGAGTACTTCCTGCGCCACCTGCTGGGCACCGACGCCGCCGTCCGCTCCGAGGAGACCCCGCCGCAGGGCCGCCCGAAGGACGTGGTGTGGCGGGAGGAGGCGCCCGAGGGCAAGCTCGACCTGCTGGTCGCCATGGACTTCCGGATGACCTCCACCGGCCTGCTCGCCGACGTCGTCCTGCCGGCCGCCACCTGGTACGAGAAGGACGACCTGTCCAGCACCGACATGCACCCCTTCGTGCACGCCTTCACCCCGGCCATCGCGCCGCCCTGGCAGGCCCGCACCGACTACGACACGTTCCTGACCCTCGCCGACCGCTTCAGCGAGCTGGCCGCCGAGCACCTGGGCACCCGCACCGACGTCCTGGCCGTGCCGTTGCTGCACGACACCCCCGACGAACTCGCCCAGCCCGGCGGAGTCGTGCGGGACTGGAAGGCGGGGGAGTGCGAGCCGGTTCCCGGAAGGACCATGCCCAAGCTGGTCACCGTCGAACGGGACTACACGGCCGTGGCCCAGAAGATGCGTGCCGTGGGCCCGCTGCTGGACAGCCTGGGCACCACGACGAAGGGCGTCACCGTCCACCCGGACCGGGAGATCGACGAGCTGCGGCGTCGCAACGGAACCGTGCGGCACGGAATCGCCGCCGGGCGCCCCTCCCTCGCCACCGCCACCGACATGTGCGAGGCGATCCTCGCCCTGTCCGGCACCACCAACGGACGGCTGGCCACCGAGGGATTCAGCCGGCTGGAGGAACGGACCGGCAGCGAGGGACTGGTCGGCCTCGCCGCCGAGCGCGAGGCCGAGCGCGTCACCTTCGCCGACACCCGCACCCAGCCCCGCGCGGTGATGACGTCGTACGAGTGGTCGGGCAGCGAGACGGGCGGACGCCGCTACTCGCCGTTCGTCATCAACGTCGAGCACAAGAAGCCCTGGCACACCCTCACCGGCCGCCAGCACTTCTTCGTCCAGCACGACTGGATCGCCGAGATGGGCGAGCAACTGCCCGTGTACCGGCCGCCGTTGAACACCAACCGGCACTACGGCAACGAGGAACTGGGCGGTGAGCGGGCCGAGGTGACGGTCCGTTATCTCACCCCGCACTCCAAGTGGTCCATCCACTCCGAGTACCAGGACAACGCCTACATGCTCGCGCTGTCCCGGGGCGGCCCGGTGATCTGGATGTCCGTGGCGGACGCCGAGAAGATCGGCGTCAAGGACAACGAGTGGATCGAGGCGTACAACCGCAACGGCGTCGTCGCCGCCCGGGCCGTGGTCACCCACCGCATGCCCGAGGGCACCGTCTACATGTACCACGCCAAGGACCGCACGGTGAACGTCCCGAAGACCGAGGTCAGCGGCCGCCGCGGCGGCATCCACAACTCCCTGACCCGGCTCCTGGTCAAGCCCACCCACCTCGCGGGCGGCTACGCCCAGTTCACCTACGCCTTCAACTACTACGGCCCCACCGGCAACCAGCGCGACGAGGTCACCGTGATCCGCAGGCGCTCGCAGGAAGTGGAGTACTGA
- a CDS encoding globin domain-containing protein has protein sequence MLSAESAALVKATLPAVAGALDEITTRFYAAMFHDRPELLDGMFNRGNQASGAQRRALAGSIAAFATALLAEPGTRPDALLARIAHKHTAVGVTDDQYTIVHKYLFGAIAEVLGDAVTPEVAAAWDEVYWLMAGALIAQEARIYQEAGVEPGAAWRPWTVVERREETADVVSFLLRPADGLPAPAARAGQYVSVRMRMPDGVRQLRQYSLSGDPGGELRRITVKRVTGTEGAPDGEVSDLLHRTVRPGDELTLSAPFGDVVLDEAGTPLVLVSAGIGCTPMVGMLARLTATASTRPVLVLHADGSPDTHALRAETHELTGRLPRARSVFWYERPGAAEPDARAGLMDLDGVEVPADATVYLCGPLPFMRAVRTQLLERGVPSRHIRYEVFGPDLWLADSTS, from the coding sequence ATGCTGTCCGCCGAGTCCGCCGCCCTCGTGAAGGCCACCCTGCCCGCCGTAGCCGGGGCCCTCGACGAGATCACCACCCGGTTCTACGCCGCGATGTTCCACGACCGGCCCGAGCTGCTGGACGGGATGTTCAACCGCGGCAACCAGGCCAGCGGCGCCCAGCGCCGGGCGCTGGCCGGTTCGATCGCCGCTTTCGCGACCGCCCTGCTCGCCGAGCCCGGTACCCGGCCGGACGCCCTGCTGGCCCGCATCGCCCACAAGCACACGGCGGTCGGCGTCACCGACGACCAGTACACGATCGTCCACAAGTACCTGTTCGGCGCCATCGCCGAGGTCCTCGGCGACGCGGTCACCCCCGAGGTGGCCGCCGCCTGGGACGAGGTCTACTGGCTGATGGCCGGGGCGCTCATCGCCCAGGAGGCCCGTATCTACCAGGAGGCCGGTGTCGAGCCGGGCGCGGCCTGGCGGCCGTGGACGGTGGTCGAACGCCGTGAGGAGACCGCGGACGTGGTCTCTTTCCTGCTGCGCCCGGCCGACGGCCTGCCCGCCCCGGCCGCACGGGCCGGACAGTACGTCAGCGTCCGGATGCGGATGCCGGACGGAGTGCGCCAACTGCGCCAGTACAGCCTGTCCGGGGACCCCGGCGGGGAGCTGCGCCGCATCACCGTCAAACGCGTCACCGGCACGGAGGGCGCCCCCGACGGCGAGGTGTCCGACCTGCTCCACCGCACCGTGCGGCCCGGCGACGAACTCACCCTGTCCGCGCCCTTCGGCGACGTCGTCCTCGACGAGGCCGGCACCCCGCTGGTCCTGGTCTCCGCCGGCATCGGCTGCACCCCCATGGTCGGCATGCTCGCCCGCCTCACCGCCACCGCTTCCACCCGCCCGGTCCTCGTCCTGCACGCGGACGGCTCCCCGGACACACACGCCCTGCGCGCCGAGACCCATGAACTGACCGGCCGGCTGCCGCGGGCGCGGAGCGTGTTCTGGTACGAGCGTCCCGGCGCCGCCGAGCCCGACGCCCGCGCAGGGCTGATGGACCTCGACGGAGTCGAGGTGCCCGCCGACGCCACCGTGTACCTGTGCGGTCCGCTGCCCTTCATGCGCGCGGTCCGCACCCAGTTGCTGGAGCGGGGCGTCCCGTCGCGCCACATCCGCTACGAGGTGTTCGGCCCCGACCTCTGGCTCGCGGACTCCACGTCCTGA